A window from Gossypium raimondii isolate GPD5lz chromosome 7, ASM2569854v1, whole genome shotgun sequence encodes these proteins:
- the LOC105791265 gene encoding NADH dehydrogenase [ubiquinone] flavoprotein 1, mitochondrial, producing MAPIKGILSLQRAAMFRASSERWKLGIRSFSTQGATTAGAPQAPPPPPPPEKTHFGGLKDEDRIFTNLYGLHDPFLKGAMKRGDWYRTKDLVLKGADWIVNEMKKSGLRGRGGAGFPSGLKWSFMPKVSDGRPSYLVVNADESEPGTCKDREIMRHDPHKLLEGCLIAGVGMRATAAYIYIRGEYVNERKNLERARKEAYEAGLLGKNACGSGYDFDVHIHFGAGAYICGEETALLESLEGKQGKPRLKPPFPANAGLYGCPTTVTNVETVAVSPTILRRGPEWFASFGRKNNSGTKLFCVSGHVNKPCTVEEEMSIPLKELIERHCGGIRGGWDNLLAVIPGGSSVPLLPKHICDDVLMDYDALKAVQSGLGTAAVIVMDKSTDVVDAIARLSYFYKHESCGQCTPCREGTGWLWMIMERLKVGNAKLEEIDMLQEVTKQIEGHTICALGDAAAWPVQGLIRHFRPELERRIRERAERELLEASA from the coding sequence GCACCCATAAAGGGCATCCTTTCGTTGCAAAGGGCAGCAATGTTCAGAGCCAGCAGTGAGAGGTGGAAACTAGGCATTAGATCATTTAGTACTCAAGGAGCAACAACTGCTGGTGCTCCACAGGCACCCCCTCCTCCACCACCACCTGAAAAAACCCATTTTGGTGGTTTAAAAGATGAAGATCGTATTTTCACCAACTTATATGGGTTGCATGATCCTTTTCTCAAAGGTGCCATGAAACGTGGTGACTGGTATAGAACCAAGGATTTAGTACTCAAGGGTGCTGATTGGATTGTCAATGAAATGAAGAAATCTGGACTCCGAGGACGTGGTGGTGCTGGATTTCCATCAGGCCTCAAATGGTCTTTTATGCCAAAAGTATCTGATGGCCGTCCTTCTTATCTTGTTGTCAATGCTGATGAAAGTGAACCCGGAACCTGTAAAGACAGGGAAATCATGCGGCATGATCCACACAAACTATTGGAGGGCTGCTTGATTGCTGGGGTTGGGATGAGAGCTACAGCTGCTTATATCTACATTAGGGGTGAATATGTGAATGAACGTAAAAACCTTGAAAGAGCTAGAAAAGAAGCATATGAAGCTGGACTGTTGGGCAAAAATGCATGTGGTTCTGGTTATGATTTTGACGTTCACATACATTTTGGTGCTGGTGCTTATATTTGTGGTGAAGAAACAGCACTTCTAGAGAGCCTTGAAGGAAAACAAGGAAAACCTAGATTGAAGCCTCCTTTCCCTGCTAATGCTGGGTTATATGGCTGTCCCACCACTGTCACAAATGTGGAGACGGTGGCTGTTTCTCCCACAATATTGAGACGTGGTCCTGAGTGGTTTGCCAGTTTTGGCAGGAAGAACAATTCTGGGACAAAATTGTTTTGTGTCTCAGGTCACGTCAACAAGCCTTGCACAGTTGAGGAGGAGATGAGTATACCACTTAAGGAGTTGATAGAGAGGCACTGCGGAGGCATCAGAGGTGGATGGGACAATTTACTTGCAGTAATACCAGGAGGTTCATCTGTTCCACTTTTACCCAAGCACATATGTGATGATGTCCTGATGGATTATGATGCACTCAAGGCTGTCCAGTCAGGACTGGGAACCGCTGCAGTAATTGTGATGGATAAATCAACTGATGTTGTAGATGCAATTGCGAGGCTTTCGTACTTCTACAAGCACGAGAGTTGTGGACAGTGCACGCCCTGCAGAGAAGGGACTGGATGGCTATGGATGATCATGGAAAGATTGAAAGTTGGAAATGCAAAGTTGGAAGAGATTGACATGCTTCAGGAGGTGACCAAGCAGATTGAAGGGCACACAATTTGCGCTTTAGGTGATGCAGCAGCTTGGCCTGTGCAGGGTCTAATACGGCATTTTAGGCCAGAGCTCGAGAGAAGGATTAGGGAGCGTGCAGAAAGGGAGTTGCTCGAGGCTTCTGCGTAA